Genomic DNA from Acipenser ruthenus chromosome 4, fAciRut3.2 maternal haplotype, whole genome shotgun sequence:
TGAACAGTTCCACGAGTTTACTACACATGATGGTGGTAAAtggttttcttcttctttttttttttttaatagtatttacTTTTTGTCTCCCTTCAGTGCAGGTCAGAAGGCAGTGAGAAAGGCCTGGGAGAAGGCAGAAGTCAATGAGAAGTGGTCTTCATCCAACTGGGCAAAGAAAATTGCGGCCAAAGAAAAGGTGTGTAATTGGTACTCCTGAAAGTTTTGCATTCAGGTGTCATCCAGCAACTGTAATCAGACTTCTGCAATTGCTGTTCCCATTATCTGAACACACCCCCTTAAGCACCAGGGTACAACTCAATAGAAACTTTCACTAATTGGTCTCAAACTGCTATCAGGCAGTGGGAAGCTGCTTTTAATTGAATCCCATTTCTGttcttgttatatattttttacatggtCTTTTTCTGGTGCACTGTGAAGATTGTAACTTCATATTCCGTACATTTCTCAGAGGAAATATATTGCTTAGCCAAGTGTAGCAAGACATATATACTTTTGcgtcttttgtttttcagtaggAATGAAGATTTATAACACAGCTatctaaaatgtaactttttattattacagaGGGCCAAAATGACAGACTTCGACCGCTACAAGGTTATGAAGGCCAAGAAAATGGTATGTTTCCTTTTTTCaaaattgggggtggggggttgtgtATTACCAAGAGGAGCAATTGAGTACTTTTATTGATGCAAAAATGCTGCTTCGTTTTGCAAACCAGAAGTGTGTGGATTGACACATGCTAAATTAAAGCACGAAATCAGAAATACTTTAGTTGCTATAaattaataccttttttttttttttttttttttttttaaacagaggaaCAAGATCATCAAGCATGAAGTAAAGAAGCTCCAGAAAGAGGCTACCAAAGCATAAAAACTGTTAAATTGATGATAAAGTATTGCTTGTAAAGTGCGTTCCTTTTGTATAATCAAcagttaaagaaataaaataaaaaataagctgtTAGCTGTGTGGTATGCATCATAAGTCAATGGTGTAAAGGGAATAGTACATTTTGCCTCTGCTGGACAGTTGGTGATTCTGGAGTTCAGtaaacatttcacaaaaaaatggtTACAAAAACCTTATAAAAGTAATGGAAACAAATGATATTGCAGGATTTTTGGTGTAAACAGTACAAATTTAGAGATGTGGTAGCAGTCTGGTAGCAGGTGGCTTGGGACTGAATGAGTTACTTAGATAAGAGTTAGGTTCTGAGGGTGAATGTGCCACCTGGTACTGTACTATAATAAAACCATTACAAAATTTGGCAGACTAATTACTATCTATATACTGCTCTACCATTTAACTTATTTCCCAGATGACACGGGAAAACTAAATATGctgctaaagaaataaatgtacTTGTGCTATTGTCATGAAAATTAGTCGATATTTCGCATACTGTAGTTGGCTATAGATTATACTTCTAAGTGGTCCCAGAAGATGTGATTGATTCCGCGGTCTATTGACCAGTTCTGAATTTTATGTTGTATATAGAGTCGCTGACAAAGTATTGGCACACTACGCTTCTACCATGAAGGCcgaacacacacaggcagggcggCACCACTTATCCCCAACTGGGCATACATGAGTGGTATGCACTACGTGACTGACTTTCTGCTACAATATTGTAGAAAAATTGaatggtttgttttatgatttctcTTAAGTGGTTTGCAAAGGTCTGAGCATAAaacttctgtgttcaggtgcctttgtacagttctttcgtgCACTATTCTGCCTAATGCTTCTTTAAGTCATTGGCTGTTAATCTAATTTTTTTAGGTGCTCTGacaattctcctacctgctgaacctgtaattttcttttattattattattatttatttcttagcagacgcccttatccagggcgacttacaaatgttacaagatatcacattatacattatttcacattatacagatatcacattatttttacatacaattacccatttatacagttgggtttttactggagcaatctaggtaaagtaccttgctcaagggtacagcagcagtgtcccccactggggattgaaccaacaaccctccggtcaagagtccagagccctaaccactactccacactgctgcccattttctTTGGACGTCATCTTCTTTCAATGGCTTCTGTTTAATTTGTTCTGCGGTACTTCTTGATTATCACTCTGTATTTTGGTGTTCTATATTTATTTGACACTGTTCTGCAGCTGTTTACTACGAGTGatttttctcaaacgtgaatccaactccttagTCTTGACCTgctgtgttattttatttcttggcagacgcccttagccaggacgacttacaattgttacaagatatcacattatttttacatacaattgccaatttatacagttggggttttactggagcaatctaggtaaagtaccttgctcaagggtacagcagcagtgtcctccacctgggattgaacccacaaccctccggtcaagagtccaaacccctaaccactactccacactgctgcacaaaaAAGATTTTTAGGCAATGGTTTTCAATCGATTTACTATATTGAATTGGTTCTATAAACATTTTACAGACTTTAAAGGTGGCAaaacttttgtcatgaacaaatatttgatatTGCCCAAgtgcttttttttgttaactgcTAGAAGTTGTATATATTAGTATTTTGATTgatggctaatgttcactaaatgcttgtatttcttGAATTATCTTGTATTAAGtttagggtgccaatacttttgtctgcggcTGTGAAATGCAAACACTTAAGGACAGGTGGCGCCAAATAATTACTTTGGTTAAGCTTCACCTTTTAAGCAATGGctttttcataacattttttttccattgtgaatgcagtgctgtttaaatacaatatatgaaTGAAACTGTGGGAATAGTAGTTTCAGACAATATGAAGTGACAGCTGTGCACTTTAAGAAATGATAGTGGTTTTAGAACATTAAACCTAGTGCACCTTAACTACTGAACTGGAAATATGGACTGCTAATGGACATGTTTTCTGAAACACTTTCCTTCTGTATCCTTATATCTGTTCCTCTCTGGAGAATACAGGATGAACAACTTGCAATGCATATCATCAGGTTTTTCATTCCATGCTAGTTAGTGCTCCTGTGTTGAATGATGGTTATAGCCCCTTTTAAAACTGGTGCTCTTACCCAGGCCCcaacctgggttctggctactcgggtcacaatcctgcattgTGTGAAACTATCTACCCAGCCCTATCTTGACCCCAGTTGGCAGTGACTCACCTCAGGATGTTGATATTGCAACGCAAAATGCATGCTGGCCGCTTGAAAGCGgaggaagtaacaaacagccacacttGTTTGACGGTTTTACTGCCGCAAGGAACTTGTGAACCATTTCTGTTCATTCACGGTTTGTTGATTGAGAGATACTGTGGAGCAATTATGAAATATTTgctgtaatcaacatttgggcctactattcaatccagagaagctggaAGAAGCATCCGTAAAAGCACATCTTCGAAACAATTTGCGAGAGGTTGGCTGCAGCTGGATTTCACAGAACGGCAGCGTATTGAAAACATGAAAGTGTGATCGTGTACGTTGCTgctttcagggcattttgttcttgcttctgtcacccaaaAAATACGCCAAACTGCATGACACTGGGTCGTGACACGGGTAGAGCAAGCTAGTGTGAACGGGCTTTACATAGTATTCTGCCACTTATAAGGTAGATTCATTAGGCTACGGCTGATAGGTCACACCCTGTAGCAGTATAGCAAAATATTCAGGGGGAACTTTGGCTCGGTTCTGATGTATCCATATTAAGCAAAGTATACTGTTAAACTTGTGAATTcagctgtggtgaggagaaagaCTACTTCAACCATATGTTCCACGCTGTGCTCATGGATAGGTTAAAAtccatccattaaaaaaaaaaatcagcaggtTGAGtcaaagcaattacaaaatattaaaagaaaaacatacaatgtaatgaaaatgaatataaaaagaGAAATCTATCAGATTATAAACATTATGCCACATAGACAGTGGGGTGACACAAGGGCTTGGCCAAACAAGCTGGTTATGatcttgaaaatgtaaaaaaaaaaaaaaaaaaaaagcagaaaaaaccACACGGTTTCATTTTACAGACAAGGTTTCTGATAATTGTATTCTTTGTATCACAACATTAGAACAAGTCCACagatttaattattaaatatttcGAGTCAGATGCATCTGTAAGTGCACATGAACTCCTACTAGACTGGGTACCTTGCACCATGTCATTTCTGGTTATCTGTGTTTGACAAGTCATGCGTAATCAGAACAGTGTTAGTTCCCTGAAACAGTAGTTACACAAAATACAAGAATACCTATGAAACCAGGTTTCCTTCCTTTTCTCCCAGACAGATTTGAAAGGtcatagcccccccccccattacctTCGAGCCGAATGTAGTTGAAAGCCAGTGTGGGAATAATGAACAAACTCCAACATAAATACTGTAGACTGCAAATGGGGGGGGGTAACCAGGGCCACTGAGAGACCTCGTGGACCCTGGGGAAGGATTGATAtgtgcccccctccctcccccccccccactctatTATGGCGTGTGTATATTGCGATTGATCAAATTAAATGGCAGCATCAATGATAGACAATTAGATTAAATCATACAGTTAAATCACAACAGAttgcaatatatattttctttacaatTGCATATCGTCTTGCAGTGTGTTTGCCATAGCCTACTAGAAATGATACATTTTTGATtgtcatttaataataaaaatacaaagcaaatatattatCACTGAAGTGGTATTAAAACTGCATGCTATTAATCTTAATTGTATTCAAAATCTGTTTTTGAAAAATtactgcacagcaagcatgcaagTTAAGTAATGAAAACACATCAATCAGTAGCAGCACCAGACTTTCCctgatgatgggggggggggggggggggggggcacacaagAAAATTGAGGGGGCAAAACCCCACTTTGTGCAGGCACGCATACAATACATTCTAACAATTTTCCATGTCAGAAGTGGACCAGGGTGAACAGCAAGCGTTTAAACGTGTGCTGTCTGTATTTTACCCTCAAAAAGGATGAGAAGAAAGTGAAATTGTCatgatatattttcttaaaaccaGCATACACAGGAACATCTTGTATGTAAACGGGGACTGGGATTGTTCAACACAGGCAAGCCGTCACTGCGACTCTTTTGCCTGGTCCGCACACTTGTGGGATGGGGGTGCGGAAGAATATTCATAATACTTGTCCTTTCTGTGTATCTTGTTTTCTGTTGATGCAGTTAACATGAAAATAGCAATATTTCATGATCACCATATTGGTTAAAAAGCAGGTATAACTTTGATTACAAAATACTTCGGAAATGTCTGCCTGCGAAGTCCTCCCTATAACAAACTAGGGTGCACTGCAGCTGGAGCTAGTCGATCTGCAGACTTCTGACGTGCTGAAGACTGAATTCAAAAACACAGAAATCATAACATTCTGGACACATTATGTGGACACAGTGAAGTTTTCGAACCTTAAGAAACTCAGCCTTCTTATGCTCTCAATGTTCGGATCAACGTGCACGTGTGGATCCAGCTTTTCAGTCATGAATGCCATCAAGAATGATGCGCGAAACAGGCTTACAAATTAATCTCTGGAGAGCTGCCTTCATATAGCAGTCAAATCACTGAAGCCAGATTTTAACAAGGTCGTATAGAGTAAGAAGCAGCACTTTTCTCACTACTAACAACAACTGACCAAAATTAGCAAAATAAGTTTTGTGTAGTGTAGACATTATCAATTAGTTTTTCAATTTGATTAGAATGTGCAGTTCTTACTGTtgcctaacatttttttttaagcccaaataaAATATCTTTGACAGGCTCGGTTTCCTCGGCTCAGGGACCTTAAAGAAAGATAGAAGTTACAAGAGAGGAGTAATTATTTGgagaagttaaataataatagtaaactgtaGTTTATTGATTGAGGGTAGCTTACATACAGAGCGAgttgtaaacaaggaaggagaagggttattaccagacaaagtgcagtgatcatttgttcctgtattatggTGTGTTGCCAATAGATATCgcttgttaggggacacaaatGCCCTGATAACGGCAATCTTTCAACCGTGCGTATCtgcatttgtaatgaaggacagctgacacCCAATGGGCCAAAAGGAAGGCTCTCATGGGCCAGAATTGGACCGCGGGCCGCCAATTGAAGAACACTGCTTTAGGCCTTCCGCAAGCAAATTACTTTCCAAACGTTTCTAAATAAAACAAGTTGTATTTTAACCCTAGATAAGTTCCATTCCTACAGtctatttgttttgatttatggTGCCCAATTATTTAACCCCCTCACCTCAACCCACAACCTCTGTCTACTGTTTCACCTGGAGGCAAGGCCCAGCCTGATTGGTGTTGTGCCTGGCACTTGACCAGCAGGGGTTGTGCTGTGCCGCAGTGAGGTGAACCAACTCAAGATAAATTTCCTCCCTAGCCCTTTGGAGAGCAAAAGACAATGAAATGGTCAGTGCGGGTCCCCAGCAAAGATCAACATCTCTGGATTTCACTAGCACCGAGAAAACTGTACAGTGGAAATTGTGTCATCATTAAATACAAAGCTCAATTAACAGTCTTAAGGCCATGATACACTGGCAACTTTTTGGGGCAATCATTGCTGGCAACAATTGCCTCAATTTTTGTATTGAAATGTGTCAGGTTGCTGTTATCTGAGAAAAGTAGAtagcagcgccatctagtgggtGATTTAAATGTCAATGTCCAATCGGTGCATCGAACAAGGTCATGTGACTATACCGGTTTCCAGCCGgggaaaaagaacaaaaatatggCGGTTCACTCGGTTGGATCTTCGCGAGTTATGTGGATAGTTAATACTGAAAACCTACTCATCGACTTGTTTTCAGGTAAGCTATATTATTCATTATAATGTGTATTTATcatgtttaaattatattatgtaaaaacagtggatacattttgataatgtactgtattaaaccacACAGATTATCAAAACATGAATTATTGAAACACGGATTAAAACTATTAATATGTGTGAAAATATGTAAGTCATTCATATAGGcatctcattaaaaaaaagagaggtaCCTGGTGGGGTGAGGAAAGAAATGAGCCCCAGCTTCCATCTAAAAGCAAGAAAGGGATTCCACTGGACTTAGAGGGGTAGAAATTAGAGCTAATTGAAATATGTTAAAAGAACAATTTAAAAGCTGATCCACATAGTGACATTTTTCTACACTTCAGAAATGTTGAAACAGGGTCCCAGATCCACTGAACACAATGACCATGTCAGAATCAGCCATCTAGGCAGCACTGTTACTAAGGGTAGATAATAGGGctcataaaataaaaagaagcatGGGCCAGTTTGCATCTGTTACAGGCTCAGAGAGGACCCAATGATTTAATTTCAAGTGCACCCCTACACATTTTCTCAGCCAGCATTTCAGCTAGTCAGTAGTCTCTCTCCTCATGAATAATGATAATGAAGAGCACATTTTTGCACCCTGCTCACTATTCCATAGCATTAACTATAGTTACTATAAAAACTGGCACGGGTGTGCAAGTACACAATAAGCAGATAGAAAACTTTCAAAATGAGtcatctaaataaaatattttaggtTTCAACTACCCCAAGATAATTAGCACCAATCTACTACATAATGTTACCTTAGCTaatgtagtccaagattagtgaaaCCAGACAGCAGTGATATTAACAAAAGGAGACTTGATCAATGTCTGTGTAAAAGTCAGTATATAGCACTGTTATGCATTTCAGGGGACTTTGTACTTTGTGATGTATTTATCTCCTATAAATGGCACTCAGAAGGATGAGGCCACGTGGGCCAAATACTTTTGTTAGAATTGTGGActgttaaaacaaaagaaaaaaaaaatactttaaaacgtTTTTTTATCAGACCTTTGACTTGACTTTGAAGTGTTCAGGTGAGAGTACACGATTCCAAGAGTATACAGCTGCAGAACAAAGGAccccacagcatagctcacacagggtagtgccaTGTGCACAACTCGGAATTTACGTAGTGCTTCACTGACCCGcaacacccctaccacgtgaccacaataccccacgaaccttaggtttagggttaggttattgttgtgtgtatttaaGGTTACAGCCACTAGCCCACAGACCTTAAGTTTTGGGTTAGGTTATTATTATGAAATTAACTTTGTTTTAGTACCTAAATttatcacccttatcatgtgcatataatgatgacgtctattacgagttgcgtacgcagcactaccctgtgtgagctaagCCTGGATCCTCCGGCCGTGCAGCTCTCGTTGTGCAGCTCCAACATTGCAGTCATACGTGTGCCGCTTTTAGACGTCATCATTATACTGCCGAAGGCAAGCTCATTCATCAAActcattcatctgaacaccccaatcacatgatcacatcgtACCTTATCGTAATACAGCCGATGGAAGGCAAGCTCATTCATCAAActcattcatctgaacaccccaatcacatgatcacatcgtACCTTATCATAATACAGCCGATGGAAGGCAAGCTCATTCATCGAActcattcatctgaacaccccaatcacatgatcacatcgtACCTTATCATAATACAGCCGATGGAAGGCAAGCTCATTCATCTAActcattcatctgaacaccccaatcacatgatcacatcgtACCTTATCATAATACAGTCGATGGAAAGCAAGCTCATTCATCTAActcattcatctgaacaccccaatcacatgatcacatcgtATCTTATCGTAATACAGCCGATGGAAGGCAAGCTCATTCATCTGaccaccccaatcacatgatcacatcgtACCTTATCGTAATACAGCCGATGGAAGGCAAGCTCATTCATCTAGCTCATTCATCTGaccaccccaatcacatgatcacatcgtACCTTATCATAATACAGTCGATGGAAAGCAAGCTCATTCATCAAActcattcatctgaacaccccaatcacatgatcacatcgtACCTTATCATAATACAGCCGATGGAAGGCAAGCTCATTCATCTAActcattcatctgaacaccccaatcacatgatcacatcgtACCTTATCATAATACAGCCGATGGAAAGCAAGCTCATTCATCGAActcattcatctgaacaccccaatcacatgatcacatcgtACCTTATCGTAATACAGCCGATGGAAGGCAAgctcattcatctgaacaccccaatcacatgatcacatcgtATCTTATCGTAATACAGCCGATGGAAGGCAAgctcattcatctgaacaccccaatcacatgatcacatcgtACCTTATCGTAATACAGCCGATGGAAGGCAAGCTCATTCATCTAGCTCATTCATCTGaccaccccaatcacatgatcacatcgtACCTTATCATAATACAGTCGATGGAAAGCAAGCTCATTCATCGAAc
This window encodes:
- the LOC117399787 gene encoding large ribosomal subunit protein eL14-like, giving the protein MVFKRYVEIGRVAYVSFGPHGGKLVAIIDVIDQNRALIDGPCSGVKRQAMPFKCMQLTDFVIKVPHSAGQKAVRKAWEKAEVNEKWSSSNWAKKIAAKEKRAKMTDFDRYKVMKAKKMRNKIIKHEVKKLQKEATKA